A genomic stretch from Erigeron canadensis isolate Cc75 chromosome 9, C_canadensis_v1, whole genome shotgun sequence includes:
- the LOC122583596 gene encoding NDR1/HIN1-like protein 10, whose translation MTFRNPSRRVGSNYHNIEAHARYHGNEFATTEIQGFYLGHKSKNNNVNTVFKGEQQGVVSDLEDKLRYNQEHEVGIYAIVLHLNFKMRYKVFWERTGEYEVRCYLEVPLISSSAKFERTQCDLI comes from the coding sequence ATGACGTTTAGAAACCCCAGTCGCCGTGTGGGGAGCAATTACCATAATATTGAAGCCCATGCGCGGTATCATGGCAATGAATTTGCGACTACGGAGATCCAAGGGTTTTATTTAGGGCATAAGAGCAAGAATAATAACGTGAACACCGTGTTTAAAGGGGAGCAGCAGGGGGTGGTAAGTGATTTGGAGGATAAGTTGAGATATAATCAGGAGCACGAGGTTGGTATTTATGCAATCGTTTTGCATTTGAATTTTAAGATGAGGTATAAGGTTTTTTGGGAGAGAACGGGTGAATACGAAGTGAGATGCTATCTAGAGGTTCCTTTGATTTCATCATCTGCCAAATTTGAACGAACCCAATGTGACTTAATTTGA